A window of Arcobacter acticola genomic DNA:
GGCACGTACTTATGTAATAACCGGAAATCCAAAGTTTGAAAAACAGTTTAAAACTGTATTTGATATTAGAAATGCAGATAAACCAAGACCTAAAAGATACAATGGTATTTTTTGGGATTTTTATACACTAGGCGATGAAGAACCTATTTTAGATGGAGAACAAGTATCACTAAAAGAGCTTATGGAAAGAGCAAACTTTACTGATTCTGAATTAAATTTACTTTTTAAATCTAAAAAAGAATCAGATGATTTAACAAATCTTGAGCATAAAGCGATGAACGCTATAAAAGGAATATTCCAAGATAAAGATGGAAACTATACAATAAAAGGTGAAGCTGATTTCAAATTTGCAAGAGAGCTTATGCATTCAGATGAATACCATGAAGCAAAAAAAAGAATTATGGAACCACTTGATAATTTTTATAAAGCCTTTGAAAGTAGAACAAAACAAAAAGTTGATGAATCAAGAGAAATAGTAAAAAAACAAGAGTTTTATGTAAATGTTGTGGTTCTATTTTCAGTGATTTTTTTCTTGATGTCATTTTTTATCATTTTATTCAGAATTGTTTATCCTATAGATTTTTTAAGACAAGTGATGTTAAAACTTTCATCAAATGATATGAGTGTAGAGTTAGAAAAAAACAATTATCAAGATGAATTAGGAGATATGATAGGAGCCGTTCAAATCTTCAAAGAAAATACTCAAAAACTAATTTTAAGTGAACAACAAATCAAAATTTCTATGGAAGAAGCAACAAGTGCAAATAAAGCCAAATCAATCTTTTTGGCTCGGATGAGTCATGAACTAAGGACTCCTTTAAATGCAATTTTAGGTTTTGCAAATCTACTTAAAAAATCACAAAACATAAATGAACAAGAGAAAAAAAACCTAGAAGTAATAAATAGAAGTGGAAATCATCTTTTAAACATCATAAATGAGATATTAGAACTTTCTAAAATCGAAGCTGGAAAGATAGAATTAGTTCCTAAAACATTCGAATTTCACGAATTGATAAAAGATATAGAGTCAATGTTTGCTTTTAGATGTGAATCAAAAGACTTGAAGTTTAATCTAAATGTAAATGTAAATATTCCAAATATCATAAAAGCAGATGAACAAAGATTAAAACAAATTCTTATAAATCTATTGGGTAATTCATTGAAATTTACAAAACAAGGTGATATCTCTTTAAATATTTATGAGCAAAGTGGAAAACTATTTTTTGAAGTAAAAGATACAGGAATTGGAATAGATAAATATAATATAAAAAAAATATTCAAACCCTTTGAGCAAATCAAAAAAGATGATTATAATCAAAATGGAACAGGATTGGGTTTATCAATAACCAAAGAGTTGATATCTTTGATGGGTGGAACTATATATGTAAAAAGTTTTATTGGAATTGGTAGTGAGTTTTATTTTAGTATAGATTATGAAAAGGGAAATGAAAAGGAAATAATAAAAGAACATAAATCAAAAGATTTAATAGGAATAGAGTATCAAAATCTAGAAAAAACTATATTAGTAGTGGATGATATTAAAGAAAATAGAGATTTAGTCTTACAAATATTAAGCCAATATGGTTTTAAGATTTTTGAAGCTTCAAGTGGATACGAAGCAATAGATATATTAAAAGAAGAAAAAATAGATTTGATTTTTATGGATATTTTAATGAATGGATTAGATGGAATGCAGACAATTAAAATAATAAGAGAAGAAAATTCTCAAAATATAATCCCCATAATCGCTCTATCTGCAAATGTTTTTGAAGAGGATAAGCAAAAAGTCTTAAAAATAGGTGCAACAGATTTTATACCAAAACCAGTAGAAGAAAAACAAATACTTTTAGCTTTACAAAAATATCTAAATGTAAAACCTACATATGATGAAAATAATCAAGATGAAAATTATAAACCAATGGAAATTAATTTATTTGAAAATATATCAAATGATTTTTTTGAGAAGTTAAATTCATTTGCAATACAAATGGATAATATTTTAATAGAACAACTGATGGAAGAATATGCCCTTGCAGAAAATGATAAAAACTATATTATTGATTTGATTGAAGATTTTGATTATCAACAAATTACTAAAATTTGTAAAATGAAGGAGAAAAAGTTATAATTTTATAAAAAAGAGTCATTTGAGAGTCATTCTTATACTATAATTATTTTTAGATTAAGAAAGGAGAATTCCTATGAGTATAGACAATGAAATAATTATGCCAAAAGAAATGATTATTGTTTCAGAAACAGATGAAAAAGGAAATATTATATTTGCTAATGATGATTTTTGTAAAATTGCAGGATATGATATAAGTGAATTACTAGGGAATCCTCATAATATAGTAAGACACCAAGATATGCCAAAACTTGCTTTTGAAGATTTATGGAAAACTATAAAAAATGGAAATGTTTGGAAAGGTATTGTTAAAAACAAGACAAAAAATGGAGGCTTTTATTGGGTTCGAGCTACTGTTTATCCTTCACAAGATCCTTCAGGGAAATCAAGATATATATCAGTTAGAATAAAACCAACAAAAAAAGAAATAAGTGATGCAATTAAATTGTATTCAACATTAAAATAAAGGTTTAAAATGTTTTTTAAAAAAAATAAAGATAGAGAAATACTTGATGTTCTTTCTAGTATAGAAAATTATTTGAAAAATGATCTTAACTCTTTACCTGAATTTAATTTTGAGTGCGATGGAATTCAAAAAGATATAAAAAATAAACTAGATAGTATTTGTAAAATTTTAAATCAAAGAAATGATGAAGAATTACAAATCTATGGTGAACTAATGTTAGTAGCTGAAAAAGTTCAAGCAGGAAATTTTAGTGATAAAATTCATCACACAAATACATCAAACAGTAAATTAAACTATATAGCAAAGACAATTAACTTACTTGTAGATAATTTAAAAAGTAGTATTAGTCAGATTTTGATCACACTAGATGAGTTTAGTAATTATAACTATATGAAAAAACTAGATGAAACTTCTGTAGAAAATGATTTTAAAGTGTTATTTACAGATATAAATAATCTTAGAAAAACAATTACTTCAATGCTAGTGGAAAATAAAGTAAACGGTATAGATTTAGATGAAAGCTCTGATATCTTACTTGTAAACGTAGATAAACTAAATGTAAGTTCAAATGCGGCAGCAGCTTCATTGGAAGAAACAGCAGCAGCTTTAGAAGAAATAACTTCAAATATTAGAGTAAATACTGAAAATATTGCTAAAATGGCAACTTTTTCAAACAATGTAACAAACTCAGCTTCACATGGTGAAGGATTAGCATCTGAAACTTCACTTGCTATGGATGAAATAAATACACAAGTTAATTTAATAAATGAAGCAATAAGTGTAATTGATCAAATAGCTTTCCAAACAAATATTCTTTCACTAAATGCAGCCGTTGAAGCAGCAACTGCAGGAGAAGCAGGACGAGGATTTGCAGTAGTTGCAGGAGAAGTTAGAAACCTAGCATCAAGATCAGCACAAGCAGCAAAAGAGATAAAAGCTATAGTTGAAACAGCTACTAAAAAAGCTAATGAAGGTAAACAAATAGCTAGTAATATGATTGATGGATACAAAGATTTAAATAAAAATATTCAACAAACTATTAAATTAATCCAAGAAATAAAAATCACAAGTAATGAACAACGAAGCGGAATAGAGCAAATCAATAAAGCTATAAATTCTTTAGATATGCAAACACAGCAAAATGCACAAGTTGCTTCTCAAAGTTATGAAGTTTCAGTGAAAATTGATAGAATAGCTAAACTTATAGTTTCTAATGCCGATGAAAAAGAGTTTGAAGGTAAATAATCTCAAAAGAAAATAAACTTTTCAAGGAGTCTATTTTCTTTAATTTTTATAGTTTTTCTAAAAAGTCAGTAATTATTTCCTGACTTCCGCGATAACTCAATAAATCAATAATTTAAAAATATGAATCCCTAAATAAAGGGCTTTATAGGTAATAAGAAAACACTATTTGTGTGTCTCAAGGGTATATTTGTTAAAATTTCTTTATGAATTTAAGAGTTAGAAAAAAGAAAAATGCTAGTGGTAGTATAAGTGTTCAAATATTAGATAGAACAAATAGAGGATACAAAGTAGTTGAAACTATTGGTTGTAGTTTTGAAGATCTAGAGATTGAAAAATTTTATGAAAAAGCTCTTGTAAAAATCAATGATTTATCTCAAAATCTTTTTGCAAATAAAATATCAGAATCAAATAAAAAGATACTACTTAAAGAACTACTTTCAAGTTTAAATACACAAGACTTTATTCCAATAGGTGATGAGCTTATATTTGGAAAATTGTTTAATAATATTGGATGTAATGATTTATTTAAAGATATAAATACAAAAAATATTAGGAATAAAGAGGATAAAAACTTTTTGTTTAAAAGTTTGGTGATTTCAAGATTATTATATCCAGGGAGTAAACTTGAACTTATAAACTATCTAAGTTACTTTAAAAATATTGATATAACAAGTGATAAAATATATAGATTTTTAGATACTTTGTACCAAGATGAAATAAAATCAAAAATAGAGACCTGTGTATTTGAATATACAAAAAATATAATGAAAGGTGAAATAGTATTAACCTTTTATGATGTAACAACATTATACTTTGAGAGTGAGAGTGAAGATGATCTTAGACGTATTGGATTTAGTAAAGAGGGTAAATTAGCACGTCCTCAGATACAACTAGGATTGTTTACAACACTGCAAGGATATCCATTAAGCTTTGAAGTTTATGAGGGTAATAAATATGAAGGCCATACACTAGTAGATATACTCAAAAAATTCCAAGAGAAATTTGTTCTTCCAAATAAACCTATAGTTGTAGCTGATCGTGGAATGTTAAATAATGCAAATATAGCTTATTTAGAAGAGAATAATTATAAATATATTTTAGCTGCTAAAACAAGAAGTATCGCAAGTGATTTAAAAGAAAAAATCACAAATCTAACATTTATTGATGATGGTACTATTCATACACTAAAATTTAATAAAGATATATCCTATAAAGAAAAAATAGATGAAGATACTAGCGTTTCAAAATCAATAAATGTAAATCAAAGATTAGTGCTTTCATATTCATTCAAAAGAGCAAAAAAAGATAAGTACAATAGAGATAAAGCATTGCAAAGATTAGAAGAGAAAATAAAGACTACAAAAAATATCACAAAAAAAGATTTAAAACTATCATACTATGCTAAATATCTTAATATTGATGATCATAAATGTGATATCACTTTTAATATCAATAATCAAAAAATAATTGAAGATCAAAAATTAGATGGTATCAAAGGATTTATAACAAATGATTTTAATCTTACAGCAAATGAAATAATTGAACACTATAATAATCAATATGATGTAGAACGAGCTTTTAGAATCTCAAAGACTGATCTAAAAATAAGACCTATTTATCATAGACTAGAAACAAGAATAAAAGCTCATATCTTAATTTCGTTTGTATCTTATGCAATCTATAAAGAGTTTGAAAGAAAATTAAAACTAAATGATGTTAAATTTGATTTCTCACAAAAATTTTTACGCAAAATTATTGAGCATATAATTGCTGTAAAAATAGATGATGAAATAATACCTATTAATCCATCTGAAATACAAAAACAGATTTTAGATATTATTTGAAATTTCAAGATATTGATTTGTGTGTCTTATCGCGGAAGTCAGGAGATAAAAGCTATAGTTGAAACAGCTACTAAAAAAGCTAATGAAGGTAAACAAATAGCTAGTAATATGATTGATGGATACAAAGATTTAAATAAAAATATTCAACAAACTATTAAATTAATCCAAGAAATAAAAATCACAAGTAATGAACAACGAAGCGGAATAGAG
This region includes:
- a CDS encoding response regulator, translated to MNLKRLFMLLFILNTVSFIFVAVIVNKYQKATIKLEDAYQMQYKSLVLAQELRQSSDDLTRMARTYVITGNPKFEKQFKTVFDIRNADKPRPKRYNGIFWDFYTLGDEEPILDGEQVSLKELMERANFTDSELNLLFKSKKESDDLTNLEHKAMNAIKGIFQDKDGNYTIKGEADFKFARELMHSDEYHEAKKRIMEPLDNFYKAFESRTKQKVDESREIVKKQEFYVNVVVLFSVIFFLMSFFIILFRIVYPIDFLRQVMLKLSSNDMSVELEKNNYQDELGDMIGAVQIFKENTQKLILSEQQIKISMEEATSANKAKSIFLARMSHELRTPLNAILGFANLLKKSQNINEQEKKNLEVINRSGNHLLNIINEILELSKIEAGKIELVPKTFEFHELIKDIESMFAFRCESKDLKFNLNVNVNIPNIIKADEQRLKQILINLLGNSLKFTKQGDISLNIYEQSGKLFFEVKDTGIGIDKYNIKKIFKPFEQIKKDDYNQNGTGLGLSITKELISLMGGTIYVKSFIGIGSEFYFSIDYEKGNEKEIIKEHKSKDLIGIEYQNLEKTILVVDDIKENRDLVLQILSQYGFKIFEASSGYEAIDILKEEKIDLIFMDILMNGLDGMQTIKIIREENSQNIIPIIALSANVFEEDKQKVLKIGATDFIPKPVEEKQILLALQKYLNVKPTYDENNQDENYKPMEINLFENISNDFFEKLNSFAIQMDNILIEQLMEEYALAENDKNYIIDLIEDFDYQQITKICKMKEKKL
- a CDS encoding PAS domain-containing protein; translated protein: MSIDNEIIMPKEMIIVSETDEKGNIIFANDDFCKIAGYDISELLGNPHNIVRHQDMPKLAFEDLWKTIKNGNVWKGIVKNKTKNGGFYWVRATVYPSQDPSGKSRYISVRIKPTKKEISDAIKLYSTLK
- a CDS encoding IS1634 family transposase gives rise to the protein MNLRVRKKKNASGSISVQILDRTNRGYKVVETIGCSFEDLEIEKFYEKALVKINDLSQNLFANKISESNKKILLKELLSSLNTQDFIPIGDELIFGKLFNNIGCNDLFKDINTKNIRNKEDKNFLFKSLVISRLLYPGSKLELINYLSYFKNIDITSDKIYRFLDTLYQDEIKSKIETCVFEYTKNIMKGEIVLTFYDVTTLYFESESEDDLRRIGFSKEGKLARPQIQLGLFTTLQGYPLSFEVYEGNKYEGHTLVDILKKFQEKFVLPNKPIVVADRGMLNNANIAYLEENNYKYILAAKTRSIASDLKEKITNLTFIDDGTIHTLKFNKDISYKEKIDEDTSVSKSINVNQRLVLSYSFKRAKKDKYNRDKALQRLEEKIKTTKNITKKDLKLSYYAKYLNIDDHKCDITFNINNQKIIEDQKLDGIKGFITNDFNLTANEIIEHYNNQYDVERAFRISKTDLKIRPIYHRLETRIKAHILISFVSYAIYKEFERKLKLNDVKFDFSQKFLRKIIEHIIAVKIDDEIIPINPSEIQKQILDII